A section of the Pimelobacter simplex genome encodes:
- a CDS encoding LCP family protein, with amino-acid sequence MLLALVLWLVYLVAVPVVAWNRVDKVAFEPSGERPADQPGTTYLLVGSDSRAGLSPEERKKLHTGDAASELTDTIMLLHTGDGPTTLISIPRDSPLKIPGFGVSKINSAYAKGGTPLLVQTLENATGVRIDQYVEIGFGGLVGVVDAVGGIEICPKQRIRDKDSGLNVKKGCQEVDGTTALAYSRARKYSPISDLARVQQQREVVAAVGDKVLSPWSVLNPVRWWRLNSAVPDFFRFGEGAGPFTAAKWALAMTKVEKSCTVPLARADTTWDTQRAKQLFGKVIDDKTDEITPKLCTATGLADR; translated from the coding sequence GTGCTGCTCGCGCTCGTGCTGTGGCTGGTCTACCTCGTCGCGGTCCCGGTCGTGGCGTGGAACCGGGTCGACAAGGTCGCCTTCGAGCCCTCCGGCGAGCGTCCGGCCGACCAGCCGGGCACGACCTACCTGCTCGTCGGCAGCGACTCACGCGCCGGGCTCTCGCCCGAGGAGCGCAAGAAGCTCCACACCGGCGACGCGGCCTCCGAGCTGACCGACACGATCATGCTGCTCCACACCGGCGACGGGCCGACCACGCTGATCTCGATCCCGCGTGACTCCCCGCTCAAGATCCCTGGCTTCGGGGTCTCCAAGATCAACTCGGCCTACGCCAAGGGCGGCACGCCCCTGCTCGTGCAGACCCTGGAGAACGCGACCGGCGTCCGCATCGACCAGTACGTCGAGATCGGCTTCGGCGGTCTGGTCGGCGTCGTCGACGCGGTCGGCGGCATCGAGATCTGCCCGAAGCAGCGGATCCGCGACAAGGACTCCGGCCTCAACGTCAAGAAGGGCTGCCAGGAGGTCGACGGCACCACGGCGCTGGCCTACTCCCGCGCCCGCAAGTACAGCCCGATCTCCGACCTGGCCCGGGTCCAGCAGCAGCGCGAGGTCGTCGCAGCCGTCGGCGACAAGGTGCTCTCCCCGTGGTCGGTGCTCAACCCGGTGCGCTGGTGGAGGCTCAACTCCGCGGTCCCCGACTTCTTCCGCTTCGGCGAGGGCGCCGGCCCGTTCACCGCCGCGAAGTGGGCGCTGGCGATGACCAAGGTCGAGAAGTCCTGCACCGTCCCGCTCGCCCGGGCCGACACCACGTGGGACACCCAGCGCGCGAAGCAGCTCTTCGGCAAGGTGATCGACGACAAGACCGACGAGATCACGCCCAAGCTGTGCACCGCGACCGGCCTGGCCGACCGCTGA
- a CDS encoding crotonase/enoyl-CoA hydratase family protein, whose product MTYETLTWTVDEDGIATLLLDRPDALNAFDLTMAGELLEVFTTEARDDAVRAVVVTGAGRAFCAGMDLSAEGNVFGLDETLSFTPEEFRAGYDEPPFADGVRDTGGKVTLAIHALPKPVIAAINGPAVGIGATMTLAMDLRLASTKARIGFVFGRLGIVPEACSTWFLPRIVGIQQALEWVYSADILTAEQAHAGRLVRSLHEPDDLLPAAYDLARSFVTDRSPVALGLAKQLLYRNSAAAEPLEAHLSDSLAMYWTSIADGKEGVAAFLDKRAPRFSGRASALPPLG is encoded by the coding sequence ATGACCTACGAGACCCTGACCTGGACCGTCGACGAGGACGGCATCGCGACACTGCTGCTCGACCGTCCCGACGCGCTCAACGCGTTCGACCTGACGATGGCCGGCGAGCTGCTCGAGGTGTTCACCACCGAGGCCCGCGACGACGCGGTCCGCGCGGTCGTGGTCACCGGCGCCGGGCGCGCCTTCTGCGCCGGGATGGACCTCTCCGCCGAGGGCAACGTGTTCGGCCTCGACGAGACGCTGTCCTTCACCCCCGAGGAGTTCCGCGCCGGGTACGACGAGCCGCCGTTCGCCGACGGCGTGCGCGACACCGGCGGCAAGGTCACCCTGGCGATCCACGCGCTGCCCAAGCCCGTGATCGCGGCGATCAACGGCCCCGCGGTCGGCATCGGCGCGACCATGACGCTGGCCATGGACCTGCGCCTGGCCTCGACCAAGGCCCGGATCGGCTTCGTGTTCGGCCGCCTCGGGATCGTCCCCGAGGCGTGCTCGACCTGGTTCCTGCCGCGCATCGTCGGCATCCAGCAGGCCCTGGAGTGGGTCTACTCCGCCGACATCCTCACCGCCGAGCAGGCCCACGCCGGCCGGCTGGTGCGCAGCCTGCACGAGCCCGACGACCTGCTCCCGGCGGCCTACGACCTGGCCCGCTCCTTCGTCACCGACCGCTCGCCGGTCGCGCTCGGCCTGGCCAAGCAGCTGCTCTACCGCAACAGCGCCGCGGCCGAGCCGCTCGAGGCCCACCTGAGCGACTCGCTCGCGATGTACTGGACCTCGATCGCCGACGGCAAGGAGGGCGTCGCGGCGTTCCTCGACAAGCGCGCGCCGCGGTTCTCCGGCCGGGCCTCCGCGCTCCCGCCCCTGGGCTGA
- a CDS encoding DUF1059 domain-containing protein, producing the protein MPSLRCPCDTTLRADTDDELVATVQEHLAAEHPGREYSREEILFMAM; encoded by the coding sequence ATGCCCTCGCTGCGCTGTCCCTGCGACACCACCCTGCGCGCCGACACCGACGACGAGCTGGTCGCCACGGTGCAGGAGCACCTCGCGGCCGAGCACCCGGGGCGGGAGTACAGCCGCGAGGAGATCCTCTTCATGGCGATGTGA
- a CDS encoding LPXTG cell wall anchor domain-containing protein, producing MLRKLVALAALAAAFVVVPTAAASADPYSPKIPTQTHIEVVVNGPGKPITLKVSASANYPTPPEGDIAIQVSAGGSAARNARGLVAAPVFTTTVHFVDQVVSVEGPRLPKGSYLARAALTPDDADTFLPSSALTDFRIGAGGTPDKDDNGLPNTGGPDLLWLLLGGGLVAAGVGGVGYGRRRSGVLAA from the coding sequence GTGCTCAGGAAACTCGTCGCGCTCGCGGCACTGGCTGCGGCGTTCGTCGTCGTACCGACGGCCGCCGCATCGGCGGATCCGTACTCGCCGAAGATCCCGACCCAGACCCACATCGAGGTCGTGGTCAACGGTCCGGGCAAGCCGATCACGCTCAAGGTCAGCGCGAGCGCCAACTACCCGACGCCGCCCGAGGGCGACATCGCGATCCAGGTCTCTGCCGGTGGCTCCGCCGCCCGCAACGCCCGGGGTCTGGTCGCCGCGCCGGTGTTCACCACCACGGTCCACTTCGTCGACCAGGTCGTCTCGGTCGAGGGTCCGCGCCTGCCCAAGGGCTCCTACCTGGCCCGGGCCGCGCTGACGCCCGACGACGCGGACACCTTCCTGCCGTCCTCGGCGCTCACCGACTTCCGGATCGGCGCCGGCGGTACGCCGGACAAGGACGACAACGGTCTGCCCAACACCGGTGGCCCCGACCTGCTCTGGCTGCTGCTCGGCGGCGGCCTGGTCGCGGCCGGTGTCGGCGGGGTCGGCTACGGCCGGCGGCGCAGCGGCGTCCTCGCCGCCTGA
- a CDS encoding class E sortase, whose product MTQTDLPDGEPERVRRRRSRPGSTAGGGTATAAKPSTRRRISFWFGCGLILAGVAILAWVAWQFWGTNWQSHKRQDQVRQAIEKGWGDGQDVIRTDFGNATAILHVPRFGKDYSIPVLEGASDEVLAAGVGHMEDTEAGQVGNYVLAGHRVTHGEPFAKFPELRAGDKVVVETREATYTYVLDTGGEDLIIPFTQTWVLDPKPVNPRSGGTQPPADAGDSLITLLTCSEIFHTDNRSVVFGHLIETTPTNG is encoded by the coding sequence ATGACGCAGACCGACCTGCCGGACGGGGAGCCCGAGCGGGTTCGCCGGCGACGCTCGCGACCGGGGAGCACGGCCGGCGGTGGCACCGCCACGGCCGCCAAGCCGTCGACCCGGCGGCGCATCTCGTTCTGGTTCGGCTGCGGGCTGATCCTGGCGGGCGTGGCGATCCTGGCCTGGGTGGCCTGGCAGTTCTGGGGGACCAACTGGCAGTCGCACAAGCGCCAGGACCAGGTCCGGCAGGCGATCGAGAAGGGCTGGGGTGACGGTCAGGACGTCATCCGCACCGACTTCGGCAACGCCACCGCGATCCTGCACGTCCCGCGCTTCGGAAAGGACTACTCGATCCCGGTGCTCGAGGGCGCCAGCGACGAGGTGCTCGCCGCGGGCGTGGGTCACATGGAGGACACCGAGGCCGGCCAGGTCGGCAACTACGTCCTCGCCGGGCACCGGGTCACCCACGGTGAGCCGTTCGCGAAGTTCCCCGAGCTCCGGGCCGGCGACAAGGTCGTGGTCGAGACCCGCGAGGCGACCTACACCTACGTCCTCGACACCGGCGGCGAGGACCTGATCATCCCGTTCACGCAGACCTGGGTGCTCGATCCCAAGCCCGTCAACCCGCGCTCCGGCGGCACCCAGCCACCGGCCGACGCGGGCGACTCGCTGATCACCCTGCTCACCTGCTCGGAGATCTTCCACACCGACAACCGGTCGGTCGTTTTCGGACACTTGATCGAGACGACACCCACGAACGGCTGA